The following are from one region of the Actinopolyspora halophila DSM 43834 genome:
- a CDS encoding WXG100 family type VII secretion target, whose amino-acid sequence MEPINTVVKGSVDSCRKAADMFGSLQSGVDEAGTGVHRARSESESCWQGEAGDAFRESLTKKGKHADDLAEASSRAEKALNKFADDLHTVTSMIDQARSVAQEHGLTVTPTTIEPPGPAPQPNIERCLPGSPVTGQISTEYMQAQAKYERQVTGYEEAKTTVQAAREKEQAAHKALEKAMNYDNGLLTSMKNGLGWTMVGVGHGLTTTPQISADTFRTKATMLYDKAAEAGKAADDTSLTAGQRSANAKQQEKYSKKAANAEKQSAKSQKIADRVNKRVKIGPDDARLLGKSVRGLPVVGTGITTGVQAEAVINDGKPVGKAGMNVLGGAAGGMLAGAAAGFVVGGPVGVLVGVGASAVGSGVGSWAAEQTYDAVTEGGD is encoded by the coding sequence ATGGAGCCGATCAACACCGTCGTGAAAGGTTCGGTGGACTCGTGCCGCAAAGCGGCTGATATGTTCGGCTCGCTGCAATCGGGGGTCGACGAGGCCGGAACTGGGGTGCATCGTGCCCGGTCGGAGTCGGAAAGCTGCTGGCAGGGCGAAGCCGGTGACGCGTTCCGCGAGTCGCTGACCAAGAAGGGTAAACACGCCGACGACCTGGCCGAAGCGTCCTCACGAGCCGAGAAGGCGTTGAACAAGTTCGCCGACGATCTGCACACGGTCACCTCGATGATCGACCAGGCGAGGTCCGTGGCCCAAGAACACGGGCTCACTGTCACCCCGACCACGATCGAACCACCGGGACCGGCCCCACAACCGAACATCGAAAGATGCCTTCCCGGCTCTCCTGTCACGGGGCAGATATCCACCGAGTACATGCAAGCACAGGCCAAGTACGAGCGGCAGGTGACAGGTTACGAAGAGGCCAAAACCACAGTGCAAGCGGCCCGGGAGAAAGAACAGGCTGCCCACAAGGCACTGGAAAAGGCGATGAACTACGACAACGGCCTGTTGACCTCCATGAAAAACGGGCTCGGCTGGACAATGGTTGGGGTTGGCCACGGTTTGACCACCACGCCACAGATCAGCGCCGACACCTTCCGCACCAAGGCAACCATGCTGTACGACAAGGCCGCCGAAGCAGGAAAAGCCGCCGATGACACCTCACTGACTGCCGGGCAGCGCTCCGCGAACGCGAAGCAGCAGGAAAAGTACTCCAAGAAGGCTGCCAACGCCGAGAAACAGTCCGCGAAGTCACAAAAGATCGCCGATCGTGTCAACAAACGCGTGAAGATCGGACCGGACGACGCCCGTCTACTCGGTAAAAGCGTCAGAGGACTTCCGGTGGTAGGTACCGGAATCACAACGGGTGTCCAAGCCGAAGCGGTCATCAACGACGGGAAACCGGTCGGCAAGGCAGGAATGAATGTGCTCGGTGGCGCGGCAGGCGGGATGTTGGCTGGTGCCGCTGCCGGGTTCGTTGTGGGAGGTCCGGTCGGTGTTCTCGTAGGTGTCGGAGCCTCCGCGGTCGGTTCCGGAGTCGGTAGCTGGGCAGCCGAGCAAACATACGATGCCGTCACCGAAGGAGGCGACTGA
- a CDS encoding SAV_915 family protein: MLEPGHFSEAEDDEPAEPSPSPEVVYLPCQRVMHSGEHSSTVELRRTDHDELALPVFTSLERLVACCGGNQAWVSVESSSIDDIVARSGADAVAVDQMMPGTEEENR; this comes from the coding sequence GTGTTAGAGCCCGGGCATTTCTCCGAAGCCGAGGACGACGAACCCGCAGAGCCATCACCGAGCCCGGAGGTGGTGTATCTGCCGTGTCAGCGGGTCATGCACTCCGGAGAGCACAGCAGCACGGTGGAACTGCGACGCACGGATCACGATGAGCTCGCTCTGCCCGTGTTCACCAGCCTGGAACGACTGGTGGCCTGCTGCGGGGGAAACCAGGCATGGGTGTCGGTCGAGAGCTCGTCAATCGACGACATCGTGGCACGCTCCGGCGCGGATGCGGTCGCCGTGGACCAGATGATGCCCGGAACCGAGGAGGAAAACCGCTGA
- a CDS encoding Shedu anti-phage system protein SduA domain-containing protein, producing MVNAMSPDFHTPFVGHLPGYLGFSEQAAPGPPDEEVYEQMLMTQWNNLLDSSESRDEKLVHSFLERHPSLVPGSHTVDGDSGHAPVNRALISKPKLPGMSDREPDFMWIAKHSSEVFPVLIEIETPHKKWFYGDRAEIHSDLSHAQGQLAEWRAWFNRGNNRSSFLDYYEIPSGLRSMKLSPRFVLIHGRSKDYEGIPSRQEKRAELARTDERLMSFDRLTPAKNSAWLSCVRKERDGYRVIAVPSSFSISNDGSVYKNMSGWHEALDSCPDMAVERQLYLKSELSLLCEQPDAYVQTEGDIRFRRPRWL from the coding sequence ATGGTCAATGCTATGTCGCCCGACTTCCATACACCATTCGTGGGACATCTTCCTGGTTACCTTGGGTTTAGTGAACAGGCTGCTCCCGGGCCACCTGACGAAGAGGTCTACGAACAGATGCTCATGACTCAGTGGAATAATTTGTTGGATAGCTCTGAGTCGCGCGACGAGAAGCTTGTTCACTCATTTCTCGAACGGCATCCTTCCCTTGTTCCGGGGAGTCACACAGTCGATGGAGACTCAGGTCACGCGCCAGTTAATAGAGCGTTGATTTCTAAGCCAAAATTGCCCGGTATGAGTGACCGTGAACCCGACTTTATGTGGATCGCTAAGCATAGCAGTGAAGTGTTTCCTGTATTGATTGAAATTGAGACACCCCATAAGAAGTGGTTCTATGGTGACCGCGCGGAAATACATAGCGATCTATCTCATGCGCAGGGGCAGCTTGCTGAATGGCGTGCCTGGTTTAACCGTGGGAATAACCGATCCTCTTTTTTGGATTATTATGAAATCCCCTCGGGGTTGCGCAGCATGAAGCTAAGTCCTCGGTTTGTCTTGATCCATGGACGCAGCAAAGACTACGAAGGTATCCCCAGTCGTCAGGAGAAACGAGCTGAACTTGCTCGAACAGATGAGCGACTGATGTCGTTCGACCGGTTGACGCCAGCTAAGAATAGCGCATGGCTCTCCTGTGTTAGAAAGGAGCGCGATGGGTATCGCGTAATAGCTGTTCCTTCTTCTTTTAGTATTTCCAACGATGGATCGGTGTATAAAAACATGTCAGGATGGCATGAAGCATTGGATTCCTGTCCTGACATGGCAGTTGAGCGTCAGCTTTACCTTAAATCAGAGCTCTCTCTTTTGTGTGAACAACCAGATGCTTATGTACAAACTGAGGGAGATATTAGGTTTCGGCGGCCGCGATGGCTTTGA
- a CDS encoding IS5 family transposase (programmed frameshift), with translation MDDLSRRLVPDELWDIAAPLLPEHGVRHQGGGRRRASDRSVFTAIVFVLTSGCSWRQLPPSFGVSVPTAHRRFQEWTQAGVWRRLHRAVLDELGSAGDLDWERAIVDGASVRAKKGGTATGPNPVDRGKSGSKLHILTEAGGLPLAVAVSGANTHDMNALKPLVHAIPAVRSRRGPRRRRPAKLHADKGYDYEHLRTWLRDRNIVPRIARVGVESHARLGRYRWRVERTFAWLFTYRRLAVRWERTASNLAGMLTLAAAITCYKHLAK, from the exons ATGGATGATCTGTCGCGTCGGTTGGTGCCGGATGAGTTGTGGGACATCGCAGCACCACTGCTTCCCGAACACGGGGTGCGTCACCAGGGCGGTGGGCGCCGCAGGGCCAGCGATCGTTCCGTATTCACGGCCATCGTGTTCGTGCTGACCAGCGGGTGTTCCTGGCGGCAACTGCCACCCTCGTTCGGGGTCAGTGTGCCCACCGCGCACCGGCGTTTTCAGGAGTGGACCCAGGCCGGGGTATGGCGGCGGCTGCACCGGGCCGTGCTCGACGAACTCGGCTCGGCCGGGGACCTCGACTGGGAACGAGCGATCGTGGACGGCGCCAGCGTTCGCGCGAAAAAAG GGGGAACCGCAACCGGACCCAACCCCGTCGACCGCGGCAAGAGCGGCTCGAAACTGCACATCCTGACCGAGGCGGGCGGGCTCCCGCTGGCCGTGGCGGTATCCGGGGCCAACACCCACGACATGAACGCGTTGAAACCCCTGGTGCACGCCATCCCGGCCGTGCGCTCACGCCGCGGCCCCCGACGGCGCAGGCCGGCCAAGCTGCATGCCGACAAAGGCTACGACTACGAACACCTGCGCACATGGCTGCGCGACCGCAACATCGTCCCGCGGATCGCCCGTGTCGGCGTCGAGTCCCACGCCCGCCTGGGCCGGTATCGGTGGCGCGTTGAACGCACCTTTGCTTGGTTGTTCACCTACCGCCGTCTGGCCGTGCGGTGGGAACGCACAGCCAGCAACCTCGCAGGAATGCTGACCCTGGCCGCCGCGATCACCTGCTACAAACACCTCGCCAAATGA
- a CDS encoding pentapeptide repeat-containing protein — protein sequence MVTVRTTAVWKALKRARWLLRRVSWSTWLLVAAVVLLVGGTLAWVPLDWSKLLAGVWGALAAWGLFRLPGLATFVGVVLLGVVVAVKFPARPRRSVTADESPSQVKPLRRWLVALAALGSAAAAATAGWLLLDVATQAQDPAQARIDAVRTAMTLGAGLVGMVVLWLTGRKQWLAERSQRHTESTAADKHVTELYTAAAQQLASDKAPVRLAGLYALSRLGQYNPSHRQTIVNLWCAYLRMPYTPPGDEEPSKETEKIGPEQSQQNEHPQPLLLDLTPKMAEAAGLSLDGAEQQFQERQVRLTAQRLLSDHLRPDDQDRGYPLNPYFWSGIEIDLSGATLEDFDFEDCSVYRATFSGAHFCNLAQFAGAQFRGVADFSKVRFDGIAWFGDVLFWRSAMFDGAQFGDSAVFDRALFVEGSLFGKAQFRDVAVFSRVEFFGSAVFDMARFYKEATFRNAVFCRSARFVQVEASDVIDFEMSSAWLNYGSSRGSIWPPGWTTKKVPYRFPRERISVSIVKTEET from the coding sequence ATGGTGACCGTGCGAACGACAGCAGTGTGGAAGGCACTGAAGCGAGCTCGGTGGTTGCTGCGGCGGGTCTCATGGTCGACGTGGCTGTTGGTGGCCGCAGTGGTGTTGCTGGTCGGTGGAACTCTGGCGTGGGTACCGCTGGACTGGTCGAAGCTGCTGGCTGGGGTGTGGGGCGCCCTGGCTGCGTGGGGTCTGTTTCGGTTGCCGGGACTGGCGACCTTCGTCGGCGTCGTGTTGCTGGGTGTCGTCGTGGCGGTGAAGTTTCCCGCTCGCCCCCGGCGAAGTGTTACGGCCGATGAGTCGCCATCGCAGGTGAAACCGCTACGGCGGTGGCTGGTGGCCCTGGCCGCGCTGGGGAGTGCGGCTGCGGCTGCCACCGCGGGATGGTTGTTGCTGGATGTGGCGACTCAGGCGCAGGATCCGGCCCAGGCTCGGATCGACGCGGTGCGGACGGCCATGACCCTCGGTGCGGGGTTGGTTGGGATGGTGGTGCTGTGGCTGACCGGGCGGAAGCAGTGGTTGGCTGAGCGTAGCCAGCGTCACACCGAATCCACAGCCGCCGACAAACACGTCACCGAACTCTACACAGCCGCTGCGCAGCAACTGGCCTCGGATAAAGCTCCTGTGCGGCTGGCCGGGCTCTATGCGTTGTCCCGGTTGGGCCAGTACAACCCGAGCCACCGTCAGACCATCGTCAACCTGTGGTGCGCCTATCTGCGGATGCCCTACACGCCCCCCGGTGATGAAGAACCTTCTAAGGAAACCGAAAAAATTGGCCCAGAGCAGTCTCAGCAGAACGAACATCCTCAACCTTTGCTGCTTGATCTTACACCCAAGATGGCCGAGGCTGCTGGATTGTCATTGGACGGCGCTGAGCAGCAATTTCAGGAACGACAAGTCCGGCTGACTGCCCAACGCTTGCTTAGCGATCACCTACGTCCAGACGATCAAGATCGTGGCTATCCCCTCAACCCTTATTTTTGGTCAGGTATTGAAATTGACCTTTCTGGGGCGACACTTGAGGATTTCGATTTTGAAGACTGTTCCGTTTATCGTGCCACTTTCAGTGGCGCCCATTTCTGTAATCTTGCCCAGTTTGCTGGAGCGCAATTCCGTGGTGTTGCCGATTTCAGCAAGGTAAGATTTGATGGTATTGCCTGGTTTGGAGATGTTTTGTTTTGGCGTTCCGCGATGTTCGATGGTGCGCAGTTCGGTGACTCTGCGGTGTTCGACAGGGCTTTATTTGTCGAGGGTTCCCTGTTTGGGAAGGCGCAGTTCCGTGACGTTGCAGTGTTTAGTAGAGTGGAATTCTTTGGGTCTGCTGTATTCGACATGGCGCGATTTTACAAGGAAGCAACATTTAGGAATGCAGTGTTTTGTAGATCGGCCAGGTTTGTCCAGGTGGAAGCCAGTGATGTAATTGATTTCGAAATGTCCTCGGCGTGGCTTAATTATGGCTCTTCGAGGGGGTCGATTTGGCCTCCGGGTTGGACAACGAAAAAGGTCCCATATAGATTTCCTCGTGAGCGTATAAGTGTTTCTATTGTAAAAACTGAAGAAACATAG
- a CDS encoding HD domain-containing protein, whose product MELVQRAAEVAESFVKPLGRRWLHIQAVANRAEELRNAVAPNERATLVAAAWLHDIGYAPEIGHTGFHPLDGARYLHEQGWPETIVHLVAHHSGARFEAEERGLSAELAEFPFEDSPLLDTLVAADLTTGPAGERFDYDERMDEILSRYSPGDPVHRTWTRARPVIAEAVERAERRLAETEPG is encoded by the coding sequence ATGGAGCTTGTTCAGCGAGCCGCTGAGGTCGCCGAGTCGTTCGTGAAGCCGCTGGGCCGTCGGTGGTTGCACATTCAAGCCGTCGCGAACCGTGCCGAGGAGCTGCGGAACGCTGTGGCTCCCAACGAGCGGGCGACGCTCGTGGCTGCGGCGTGGCTGCACGACATCGGGTACGCGCCCGAGATCGGACACACGGGTTTCCACCCGCTCGACGGTGCCCGCTACCTGCATGAGCAAGGTTGGCCGGAGACGATCGTCCACCTCGTGGCGCACCACTCCGGCGCCCGTTTCGAGGCGGAGGAGCGAGGGTTGTCGGCCGAGCTGGCCGAGTTCCCGTTCGAGGATTCGCCGTTGCTCGACACGCTCGTCGCTGCCGATCTGACCACCGGCCCGGCCGGTGAGCGCTTCGACTACGACGAGCGCATGGACGAGATCCTGAGCCGCTACTCGCCCGGCGATCCGGTGCACCGGACGTGGACACGGGCACGGCCGGTCATTGCCGAGGCTGTCGAACGAGCTGAACGCAGACTCGCCGAGACGGAACCGGGGTAA
- a CDS encoding GntR family transcriptional regulator has translation MIAAELERQIKSGHYAPGALLPSESSLAGEHSVARNTVRSALEVLEESGLVEVLPGHGRRVVGEPASPGDATTAYERLAAEFRERIAAGEFRSEMPLPGEARLAKQHGVSRNTVRRAYRLLADEGAIVIRHGAGAFVAQPDK, from the coding sequence GTGATCGCGGCGGAGCTGGAGCGGCAGATCAAGTCAGGACACTACGCTCCTGGAGCTCTGCTGCCGTCAGAGTCGAGTCTGGCCGGTGAGCACTCGGTGGCTCGGAACACGGTTCGTTCCGCGCTCGAGGTCCTGGAGGAGTCCGGGCTTGTCGAGGTGTTGCCCGGTCATGGCCGTCGAGTCGTAGGGGAGCCCGCATCGCCCGGTGACGCCACGACTGCGTACGAGCGATTGGCCGCTGAGTTCCGAGAGCGGATAGCAGCCGGGGAGTTTCGATCTGAGATGCCGCTTCCCGGCGAGGCACGGTTGGCCAAACAACACGGTGTTTCGCGGAATACGGTCCGCCGGGCCTATCGCTTACTGGCGGACGAGGGCGCGATCGTCATTCGGCACGGGGCTGGTGCCTTCGTGGCCCAGCCGGACAAGTGA
- a CDS encoding NUDIX hydrolase — protein sequence MEQPSKSGEWLVHGERTIYDSEWVRLDMADITVPSGERFEHHKVWLPPAAMVLLLDEDESHVLLSYRHRFVSNVWNYELPGGLLNDDEPASKTAVRELEEETGYRARSIEYLVTFEPMIGTVTNPHHVYLARGVETVGDVAELDEGKFQWVPVSQLRNLISTGQIVNSGTLVAVLHYLAFNAE from the coding sequence ATGGAGCAGCCGAGCAAAAGCGGTGAATGGCTCGTACACGGGGAACGGACGATCTACGACAGCGAATGGGTTCGCCTGGACATGGCCGACATCACTGTGCCATCCGGGGAGCGCTTCGAGCACCACAAGGTGTGGCTTCCGCCGGCGGCGATGGTCCTCCTGCTGGACGAGGACGAGAGCCACGTCTTGCTCTCGTACCGCCATCGCTTCGTATCGAACGTGTGGAACTACGAACTTCCCGGCGGGCTGCTCAACGATGACGAACCCGCGTCCAAGACAGCAGTGCGTGAGCTGGAGGAGGAGACCGGCTACCGCGCCCGTTCGATCGAATATCTCGTGACGTTCGAGCCGATGATCGGGACCGTCACCAATCCGCACCACGTCTATCTCGCTCGGGGCGTCGAGACGGTCGGCGACGTTGCGGAACTGGACGAGGGGAAGTTCCAGTGGGTTCCGGTCAGCCAACTGCGCAACCTGATCTCAACCGGTCAGATCGTCAACTCCGGAACGTTGGTCGCGGTGCTGCACTACCTGGCTTTTAACGCCGAGTGA
- the traA gene encoding plasmid transfer protein TraA, with protein sequence MAEQSFSLGDPEFFSPRAIREYCENGRKLIRPLYHELHVSAEELEMVLRDVQSSNPQMFGQDSKVRARIVAKHLRQSAEAVEVASASLARTYQSFRKHYLAEANAKSRPRRQFDVTDQ encoded by the coding sequence ATGGCAGAGCAGAGTTTCAGCTTGGGTGATCCGGAGTTCTTCTCACCACGAGCGATTCGGGAGTACTGCGAGAACGGGCGCAAATTGATTCGGCCGCTGTATCACGAGTTGCACGTCTCGGCGGAGGAGCTGGAGATGGTGCTGCGCGACGTGCAAAGCAGCAATCCTCAGATGTTCGGGCAGGACTCGAAGGTGCGGGCTCGGATCGTGGCCAAGCATCTGCGGCAGTCGGCCGAGGCGGTCGAGGTGGCCTCGGCCTCGCTGGCGCGGACGTACCAGTCCTTCCGCAAGCACTACCTGGCCGAAGCGAACGCCAAGTCGCGGCCGCGCCGTCAGTTCGACGTCACCGACCAGTAA
- the traB gene encoding plasmid transfer protein TraB codes for MASQRKRGGDPAVTGGTTSEFGYQKPKGHWGSRLAPYAPEWAGGLTLWPVAAGAHLWFASAEAMPWASSGLTLLGAGLTGLTYYCSRARAALVRQFATATVGVTAAWTTAATIAGPWQTPLLELWAFGGGGVAVAWSIHKALKRGGDSDEGSANTTSDLFDKVKLSGVKPGKMEVQPNKVTGPLQLPAGEVDVSDVQKASDKIAAMLGLRKGAVRITENPDDASKATMTVVAEDVLKDPQQWPGPSHPGESILNPLELGVYENAEVVRLWLPGDKSTSRNATHVQVNGMNGSGKSGGFKLAATEILTRRDVVLIVLDPSKGDQTVSFLQDSKAHLVTEAGRCKKLLKKLPQVITDRASQLGQWGMDQWEPAAFDQHGMPYVVLWIEEASKLLKDVDQFDTIAQEARSAGISLVISQQKSSFRQMSTDVRSQLGAALCFGVKSAEDAGFSLSDETLDAGARPEQWQNRRPGCLYLEGPGIDEELFATPARTYLHSDEALAADIAEHTPDAAVLEPATAKTLGLPVHPHHENHSSEHNTTEQEGGTVVSLHSPSRTAEPADHDSVETDLEQLDQLEDHDEDEADEDVIALPEPHEPELEVDPDAELPSEINTTALPQPRPSLAEARANLHDWIGRQTTVFGPKDVPTELHGRERSWASRELARLADDGVITPADETGSYHPYPDDEQHAA; via the coding sequence ATGGCCAGTCAGCGTAAGCGTGGCGGTGACCCCGCGGTCACCGGCGGCACCACCTCGGAGTTCGGGTATCAGAAACCCAAAGGCCACTGGGGTTCCCGGCTGGCTCCCTACGCCCCGGAATGGGCGGGTGGCCTGACGCTGTGGCCGGTGGCGGCCGGAGCGCACCTGTGGTTCGCCTCGGCCGAGGCGATGCCCTGGGCCAGCTCGGGACTCACCCTGCTGGGCGCTGGGCTGACCGGGTTGACCTACTACTGCTCCCGAGCACGGGCGGCACTGGTGCGCCAGTTCGCCACCGCCACGGTCGGGGTGACCGCCGCGTGGACCACTGCGGCCACCATCGCCGGGCCGTGGCAGACCCCGCTGCTGGAGCTGTGGGCATTCGGCGGCGGCGGTGTCGCGGTGGCCTGGAGCATCCACAAGGCACTCAAACGCGGCGGCGACTCCGACGAAGGGTCGGCGAACACCACCTCGGACCTGTTCGACAAGGTCAAACTCTCCGGTGTCAAACCGGGGAAGATGGAGGTGCAGCCGAACAAGGTCACCGGCCCGTTGCAGCTTCCCGCCGGAGAGGTCGACGTATCGGACGTGCAGAAGGCCTCGGACAAGATCGCGGCGATGCTGGGGCTGCGCAAGGGAGCGGTCCGCATCACCGAGAACCCCGACGACGCCTCCAAGGCGACCATGACCGTGGTGGCCGAGGACGTGCTCAAGGACCCGCAGCAGTGGCCAGGGCCGTCCCACCCGGGTGAGTCCATCCTGAACCCGCTCGAGTTGGGAGTCTACGAGAACGCCGAGGTGGTGCGGCTGTGGCTGCCCGGGGACAAGTCCACCTCGCGCAACGCCACCCACGTGCAGGTCAACGGGATGAACGGCTCCGGCAAGTCCGGAGGGTTCAAGCTGGCCGCCACCGAGATCCTCACCCGCCGCGACGTGGTGCTGATCGTGCTGGACCCGTCCAAAGGCGACCAGACCGTCAGCTTCCTGCAGGACTCGAAAGCACACCTGGTCACCGAGGCCGGACGGTGCAAGAAACTGCTCAAAAAGCTCCCGCAGGTAATCACCGACCGTGCCTCCCAACTCGGGCAGTGGGGCATGGACCAGTGGGAACCGGCAGCCTTCGACCAGCACGGGATGCCCTACGTGGTCCTCTGGATCGAGGAGGCCTCCAAGCTGCTCAAGGACGTCGACCAGTTCGACACCATCGCCCAGGAAGCCCGATCCGCGGGGATCTCGCTGGTCATCTCGCAGCAGAAGTCCAGCTTCCGGCAGATGAGCACCGACGTGCGCTCCCAACTCGGCGCGGCCCTGTGCTTCGGGGTGAAATCCGCCGAAGACGCCGGGTTTTCCCTGTCCGACGAAACCCTGGACGCCGGGGCACGGCCCGAGCAGTGGCAAAACCGCCGCCCGGGCTGCCTGTACCTGGAAGGTCCCGGCATCGACGAGGAGCTGTTCGCCACCCCGGCCCGTACCTACCTCCACTCAGATGAGGCCCTGGCCGCCGACATCGCCGAACACACCCCCGATGCCGCGGTGCTGGAACCGGCCACCGCCAAGACCCTCGGCCTGCCGGTCCACCCGCACCACGAGAACCACTCCAGCGAGCACAACACGACCGAGCAGGAAGGAGGAACAGTCGTGTCTCTGCACAGTCCCAGCCGCACAGCAGAGCCAGCCGACCACGACTCGGTCGAAACCGATCTCGAACAGCTTGACCAACTCGAAGACCACGACGAAGACGAAGCCGATGAGGACGTCATCGCCCTTCCGGAACCACACGAACCCGAACTGGAGGTCGACCCCGACGCCGAACTGCCCTCGGAAATCAACACCACCGCATTGCCCCAGCCGCGGCCGAGCCTGGCCGAAGCCCGCGCCAACCTGCACGACTGGATCGGTCGGCAAACCACCGTGTTCGGCCCCAAGGACGTGCCGACCGAGCTGCACGGCCGCGAGCGCTCCTGGGCCTCCCGCGAGCTCGCCCGCCTGGCCGACGACGGCGTGATCACCCCCGCCGACGAGACCGGCAGCTACCACCCATACCCCGA